GGGCCGGGTCGAGCTTGCCCGCGTCGGTCATCAGCGAGGCGATGTGCGCGTTGAGGTCCACGCGGTTCGGGTTCTCCCCTTGGGGGAGCCACATGGCTTCGAGCTCTTGAAGGCGCTTCAGGCGGTTGCGGATCGTGCGGTAATTCGTGAGGGTGCCACCGAGCCAGCGCTCGCTGACGAAGGGCATCCCGCACCGGGTCGCTTCCTTCTCGACGATTTCCTTGGCCTGGCGCTTCGTGCCAACGAACATCACCAGCCCACCGCGGGCCACCACCTGGTTCAGGTAGCGGTACGCACGCAGGAGGCCGCGGACGGTCTCGCGCAGGTCAATAATGTGAATCAGGTTCCGCTTGCCGTAGATGTACGGCCGCATCTTCGGGTTCCACCGGCTGGCCCGGTGCCCGTAATGGACGCCCGCTTCCAGAAGCACTTTCACGTCTACGAGAGCCACGAGAACTCCTTCGAGGACACCGCACAGATCACGCACATGTTTGGCATGACGAGGCACATCCCCCAACTGAGAAAAGATTCGCCCCCAACACGATTTCTGGGGCGGTTAATAGGTTCCAATATGCCCGAAATCCCGGGCGCGGGAACCCAGAAGGTAGTAATATAATCCTCGGCGAAATATCGGCCAACCCAGTTCTCGGCTTTCTTCGTACCGATGTTAGCGCAACGCGCTCGACCGAGGCTGATTCCCGTTCTGGACGTGATGAACGGGCACGTCGTCCGCGCACGCGGCGGAATACGCGAGAACTATCGCCCGATCGCGTGCCCCTTCTCTGGGAGCCGTGAACCCACGGACGTCGCCCGCGCCGTTCAGAAGCTCGCAAACGCCAACGAGTTGTACATCGCGGACCTCGACGCGATCACGGAAAAGCGAGCCGTTTCTCGCGCCACGCAGAACATCCTAAACCAGTGTACCGTAACGACTTGGCTAGACGCCGGGATCGGGCGCACGGACGTTCTCGATTTCCCCGAGGTTGCCCACCTTCGGCCCGTGGTCGGGTTTGAAACCTGCCACACGCCCGAGGTTCTTCTGGAAACACTCATCGAACCCCTGCGCCGACCAGTCGCATTCTCTCTCGACCTCAAGGGCGGGAGATTGTTAGGCAACTGGCGCGCCTGGAAGCTGAAAAACGATCGAGATGTAATGCCCCTAGCCCGGCGCGTGATCGAGATGGGTGTTCACGCGATCATCGTGCTCGATCTCGCCCGCGTGGGCACGGGCACGGGCACGGGCACGGAACCCCTGCTCCGCGCGATTCGCAACGAGTTCCCCGATATCGATTTGATCGCGGGCGGGGGCGTTCGCACCTGGGCTGATGTGGATGCGCTAGGCGAAGCCGGCGCGACCGGGGTGCTGGTCGCGTCCGCGTTGTACGACGGGACGCTCACGTCCCCGCGGCCAACTTCGTGAGGGCGTCGTCCGTGAGCCGGTACACGGTCCACTCGTCCATCGGCTTCGCGCCGAGCGACTTGTAGAACTGGATCGACGGTTCGTTCCAATTCAGCACGGACCACTCGACGCGGGCACAATCGCGTTCTACCGCGAGCTTCGCCAGCGCACGCAGAAGCGCCTTGCCGTGCCCCTTTCCGCGCGCTTCCGGAATGACGAATAAGTCTTCCAGGTAGATGCCGGGCTTCGCGCGGAACGTTGAGTAGTTGTGGAAGAACAGCGCGAACCCGACCACCGCCCCTGCATCTTCAACGAGTAACACTTCCGCGAACTTCGTGGTGCCGAACAAGTGGCGGTGCAGGTCGGCTTCCCGAAGCACAACCGCATGCGCGAGTTTCTCGTATTCCGCCAATGCGCGGATGAGGTTCGCAATAACGGGCACGTCACCGGTAGTCGCGGAACGGATCATGGGTTTCCTATTCTCTGGAATCGCAGTATCGACCCTTAGATAGTGGTCCGACATCGTATCCAACACCCGGGAGCAGTTACATCCGGCGCGATTCGCTTCTGATGAAGCGGCACACCGAAGCGCGCTCACAGCGCCGCTCGCGCTCTCAAACCCCGAACACGAGTTGAGGCTTGAGTTGCCCGCGCTCGACGACGCCAATGCCGATCAACCCCGTTTGGCCATCGAACACGGCCAACTCCTCGCCCTCGGGCGGGGCATTGTTCTCAGACAATCGAATACGCTGACCGTGGCGCAGTCGGATCACTTCGTCCGCGTTCAGGGAAACGTGCTTCATCCCCGCGACTGCTTCCGCCATTGGGAGCAGTTTCACACTCGCGGGGTCCGCGTCCAGGCTCATCCCCTGTTCGACTCGGAACGGACCGACCCGCGTGCGCCGGAGCGTTTGTACGAGCCCACCGCACCCGAGCACGTCGCCGAGATCGCGCGCGATGGAGCGAATGTACGTCCCCTTCCCGCAATCCACTTCAACATCGAGATGCGGCCACGCAAAGCCCGTCACGCGGATCGCGTAGATCGATACCACGCGGGCGTTCAGTTTCGGCCCCAGTCCCCGGCGCACCAACTCGTGTGCGCGGACGCCGTCGAGCTTCAGCGCGGACACGGCCGGCGGAACCTGCTCCACGTTCCCGACGAACGCCGCGAGTGCCGCGTCGATCTGTTCGCGCGTGGGGACGGGCGCGTTCGGGGTTTCCGTGACTTCGCCGTCCGCGTCGTCCGTAGTACTTGTCGCACCGAATCGGAAGCGCGACGAATAACTCTTCCCCATCGCCTGAACGTAGTCCGCCAGGCGCGTCGCGGCGCCGATGCACACCACGAGCACGCCCGTCGCGAGCGGGTCGAGCGTGCCGGTGTGCCCGATCTTCGTCTTCCGCGGGAACCAGCGCTGAACGCGGTTCACGGCGTCGCGCGAGGTCATTCCGCCCGGCTTATCGATCACCAAAAGACCGTTCATATTCAATCACCGACCGGCTCACACCGGCCGTTCGCCCAAAGTCATGCGTTCGGGTTATCGCCCAGAATGAGGGACACAATCACGAGGTCGGTGCGTTCGCGCCCACCGATCCGATTCCAGAACGCGAGTCCGGTCGCGTTGTCCGCCTTCACCCAGAAGTTGATCTTCTCGATCCCTTCGGCCTTGAGTGCAGCGGCGCAGCGATCCACCAGTTCGCGCCCCAACCCCTGTTTGCGGTGGCGCTCCGATACCGCGACGTGGTGCAAGTACCCGCGGCGCCCATCATGCCCCGCGAGGCTCACCCCAATCAGCACACCAATCTCGTCGAGCGCCACGAAGCTGCACCCCGGATTGCGCCGGAGGTATTTCGCGAGCGCTGCGGGACTGTCCGCGTCGCGCAAGCCGATTCCGGGCAGCCCTTGCCAAAGGGCGAGGGCGGCAGGTATGTCTTCCTCGGTCATCGAACGAAGCACCACCATCGTTGCGATCCGCGAGGCCGGATGCACGCCACCTGTGTGATTTACAACCCGGCCGCCGGTCGCGGAAGGGCCGAGCGTCTGTTAAAAACCCTGCCGCCCGCGCGGGCCGCTGGGGTCGAGTTGCGCCCCACCTCACACGCCACCCACGCGATCGAACTCGCGCGCGAAGCGGCCGATGAAGGTTTCGCGAAGGTGGTCGCGGCCGGGGGCGATGGCACAGTTCACGAGGTCGCCAACGGCATACTTCAAAGCGACCGGCGCGATACGATCTTCAGCGTCTGGCCGATCGGGTCCGCGAACGACTTCGCGTTCACGCTCGGTATGGACCGGTGGTGGGCACAGCGCGAACGAAATGCCCCCACAGAAACGCTCGAAATCGATGTCGGCCGCGTGACGACCGCGAACCGCGCGGTCTACTTCGTGTGCAATCTGGGCGTCGGCTTCAACGGTATGGTAAACGGCGAAGCCCGCCACACGCGCTGGCTCAAGGGGCTGCCGCTTTACGCCTGGGCGTTCCTCAAAGCGCTGGTGAAGCACTTCGATCGGCCGACGATGACGATCCGCTTCGACGAGCGCGTGGTGACGACGCCCACACTCGCGCTATCGGTCCTTAACGGCCAGCGCGAAGGGAACTTTCCACTCCGCCCGAACGCGAGCCTGACCGACGGTCTATTCGACTACATGCACGCGACGCGGCTCACGCGCATGCACCTGCTCCGCTACCTGCCCGCAATGGCACGCGGGAAGCTCCCCGAAAACCACCGACTCGTCGGACTTGGGCGCGCGGCGCGAATTGAGGTGTCGTGCGAAATCCCGCTCTGCGTCCACGCGGACGGTGAGTTCGTATGCGTTCCGGATGAAGGGATCAAGGAAATTTCGTTAGAAGTGCTGCCAAAGTGTCTGCGCGTCGAGGTATTCCCGCCCGCGCTTTACGGCGGCCTGAAATAGAAAAACCCACCCGCATGGGTGGGTTCGAGGCCGCGCCCGGGAGCCGTTAGTTGTGCGGGATCTCGACCCGGCACCAGCCCAGATCGAGGTACGTGCCCTTCGTGTTGTCGCTGCGGAACACCTTCGGGTGTAGCGAATAAATAACGAACCGACCGTCCTTAATATCTTCAACCAAACCCGCGAGCCGCAGAACGCCCAAGTGGTGTGACACATTCACGATCTCGACGTCAAGCGCCTTCGCGAGCTGTGTCACGTTCATCGACCCGGTCCGAAGGCACTCGATGATCCGGATACGGTTCGGCTCCGCGAGGGCCTGGAGCATAGTGGCGCATTCTTCGGCTTGCTTCTTTTCAGTCATTGTCATGCCCCTTGCAGCACATTGAGGGAGGGAGTGGCACGGTCACCTCGGCGGAACTGAATACTCTGTCAGGATTTGCGGCGTCTATAACAGAGTTATTCAATCATTGTATTTATACACCTAACCATGCCAAAAACAAGTCCGTGGTGGAACATTCATGTATATACCACCGCAATCACGGACCTTTACGCCCGCACCACGGAGCGCCGCACGGAGGGCCGTCGCCGCGACAGTTTGTCGCCGGGCCGCCCTCGGTTACGCGGCCCGGCGCGGGCAACCCAATGAGCTGATCTAAGTCGGGACTTTCACACTTCGGACACGCCACTGCGATCGCGACGCGCGACGACACGAGCGTTTCAAACGTGTGCGCGCACTTCCGGCACGTGTATTCGTAAAGCGGCATGAAACCCTCAATTTTCAATGCTAGACGTGGCAACGATCCACATTCTTCAAACGGCAACGAACTTCGACCCAAAAAGTGTACGACCGAGCGCCGCTATTTTCGGCGTTTCTTATACAGTTCGCCCGCCCGGTAAAAGATCTCGCGCTCGTCGGGCGAGAGGCTCTCCGGGCCGTACTTGGAAACTTTCGCCAACACAGCGTCGAGTTTCGCTTCGAGCTGCTCGTCGGCCGGCCTCCGTGGTGGCGCCTCGACCACAGCGGCGACCGGCGCGGGCGCATCCTCAACGGGGGGCGCGATCACCCGGAGTTTCGGGCGCGCGCGGGTCTTCGGAGACGCGGCGAACAGGTTGCTGAACCGCACTCCGCTCTGGAAGTAGATCAGCCCGAAAGCCGCCCCGCCCAAGTGCGCAAGGTACGCGATCCGCCCGCCACGCGGGTCCGCAGCGCCCAGTGCAAATAGCGCGTCAAAGCCAACGAACACGACCACCATCAACCAAACCGGCATCGGGATGAAGAAGTACAGGCGCACCTGCGCACGCGGAAAGTGAAACGCAAACAAGACGAGAGTAGCAGTTACCGCGCCACTCGCACCAATAGCTCGCCCCATTGGGGTCAGCCCGGCCAACTGCCCACCGAGGTAGAACACGTTCGCGCCGACCGCACTGAAGAGGTAGAACAGCACGAGTTCGCGCGACCCGCGAACGGTTTCGAGGCTCGTACCCGCCCAATACAGGATGAGCATGTTGAAAAACAGGTGCCACAGGTCCGCGTGCAGGAACGCGGCCGTGAGGAGCCGCCACACCTCGCCGCGGAGGACCGCGTCGGTGTCGAACGCCCCGTATGCCACAAGCGGGCTCAGCGCACGCGGCCACCCCGTCATGATCTGGCCGAAGAACACGCCCACCGTGATCGCGATCAGCCAGACGGTCGCCCCTTGCTGGCCGACCCGGTCCAGAAAACTGGGGCCTTCGCGATAATAATCACGGTCCTGAATGCCCATGAGCCGCACCCCGCGCGCCGCACCGATCTTGATTTCTAATACCTTACCAGACGGTACACGGAACGGGAACGAACCGCCACATAGTCCGTGCCGCGCCCGAAGCCCCCGGTCACCCACTTGAGTTTTTCCGTCGTATATTATCAAGCGTTATAACACTTCATTTCAATTCGATAAATTGTCCGTTTGCCTCAAACAGGAAACGCCGGCACGGAAACTCGAACGCTGATACCTTCAAAGACGCCATAGGCGCGTTTCACTCGTCCAGACCGTCCAAGTGATTCGGAAGGTATACGCCCTCCGGCGCAAATGCGACGCGCGCACCATCCCCGCCGTCGATCATCACCCCTACGGCCCACGCGAGACGCTTGCAATTCCGGAACACGGATATCAGTGCGTCCACACAATCGTCGTCAGTATCGAATCGAACAACGCACAAGCGCGGGAATTTTGGCGAGTTCACGAACGCCTCAAGGGTGGTCGGATCGGGAGCCGGTCGCACACACTCAAACGCGATCGTGTGCAAATCCGGGAACTCATCTCCGTCGGTCAGTGCCGTGAGCGCGGACGGCACAAACAATGAACCCAATGCGAGCGTCCGGAGCTGACGACAGGAACTATTCCGAGCAAGCGCGCGGAGGGCGTCCGGTGGAACCCGGCCACCGTGAATCCGAAGGTCTGTGAGCTGGCCGAGATTCGGCGACGCGAACAGTGCGTCCAGTCCCGCCCCGGTGGTGTGATCAAGCCAGAGAGAAAGTGAGTTCAAGTTCGCCAACACCGGCGATTCCGCAATTCGCCTCAAACCGTCGTCGGTTAGTCTGGCTCTGACAAGGTGCAGTCGCTGAAGGTTCGAGGTAACGTGCGCGGCAAGAACACGAGACAGGTTTTCACCATGCACCGCGGGACCGTTTATTCTCAATTCTTCAAGTGTTACTGGCCCGGAAGCGGCCTGTATTGCGTTGGCGAACACACGAGCAGGCTCGGAAGAGGAGCCTGTGTGCAAGGTAAGCTGCTGCAGTCGCGCGGTCGCGAGCGCGCGGAACCACGGGAAATCACTCCCACCGAAGAGGGTAAAATGGGTAATTTGCTTCCAGACGTCCGAGTCGACGAATTGGGTAACAGCTCGGCTGTAGTCGGGGCGAACACCTCCAGCCAAACCAAGTTCGCGAAGATTCGGGAAATCTCCGCGGACCAATTCCAGTACAGAATCCCCATTCAGTTGAACATCCCAAGCCATTCCCGCGTACATCACAACATTCAAAGCAACGAGCCGTTGCACGATCGGCATACGAAACCAGTGAAGCACGTCACGGTCTGAGATGCCACTTAGCGTCACGCTCAATTTGCGTAGCCGGGCAAAGTCTGCGTGTCGGAGAAATGAATCGATCTGTGGAAGCTGCTCCCGGTAATGAGCAGCGACATCACGGCTGGTGGGACGCGACCACAGAGCTAACGACTCGATCCGTCCCCATTCAGGCCAACTCACAACAGATGCAAGGTTGTTCGTGGGAAGCACCCCACCATCGCGGATCGGGTGCGCGGCACAAAGCTCGGCAAGGCCGTTTGTATTCGCGTTTCCCACAACGCCTGAACCATTTACGGCTTCGAGAAACCCGCGCCGAAAGATGGCCTGGTTCGGACCATCATCGGCGTCCTCCCTGTTCCGAAATGCCGGCCAGGGCGCGGACCATTCGGTCGCGTATTTCGCCAACAGCCGCCGTTCCGTGACTTCAAAGTCCGCGCACCGAGGGTCATCGACCGGAAGTCGAGCCAATTCGACCTGCGCGCGAATGAACGTCACCCGGCCCGCCTTCGCGGGATCACCCTGTTCGTCGAGCCAGTCGGCGAATGCCAAACGCGGCGTATCTTCGTCCGGGTACTCGCGGATCGTATTGAGGAACGCGGTTTCGTCGGACACGGGCGATTTCTCCTCCCAAACGCTGTATTCGTTCCGCGATTGTAACTACTGGCCCAAGAGCGGGATGCCGAGCAATCCGTCTGTGGCGGTGACCCGTCTTAAGGGTATAATCCCCTGGTGGTGTTGCGCCCCGCAATGCGATCCGGCGATTAATGGCCCTTTGGCAGCCCGGCGCTGCCCGGAGATCGATACATGGCCGCGGTTCTTGAGCAAGCCGAAGCCGCCACGAAGAACGGCACGCGGGTCGACGAACAGATCGCCCAGGCGACCAGCCGCATTCGCACCCACGATATCACGTTCGGGGGGCTGGTTCTCGTCGCGTTCGTGCTGGTTTACGCCACCGCGATGATCCTGCTCGACAAGTACCTCGGGCTCGCCGAGTGGCTGCGCCAAGTCGCGTTCCTCGGGTTCCTGGCCGCGTGCGCGGGCATCGCCTACGCCACGATCCTCAGCCCGCTCCGCAAGAAGATCAACCCTCTGTACGCGGCCAAGCGGGTCGAGAGCACCATCGACGACGCCAAGAACAGCGTCACCGGGTACGTGGACGCCCAGCAACAGGGCACGCTCAACGCCACCGTAAAGGCCGCGCTCGCGCACCGGGCCGCGAAGTCCGTGGCCGCGGCCGACGTGAACAAGGCCGTCGACCACCGCGGGCTGCTCTACCTCGGCGGCACCTCGGTCGCGCTCTTCCTCACGCTCATCGTGCTGTTCTTCGTGTTCCGGCCGGCACAATTCTCCTCGCTCGTGGGGCGAGCGTTCGTCCCGTTCGGCTCCGGTGACATCGTCACGCGCACGCACATCGACGTCGTGAGGCCCGACCCGGCCGAAGCCACGGTCACCACCGGCCAAACGATCGTGGTCGCGGTTCACGTGGGCGGGAAGATCCCGAGCGCGGACGGCCCCGAGCGCGTGCGCCTGATGATCCGGCACAATCAGGCCGACCCAAATTACACCGAACTCCCAATGGTGCAGGGGGATACCTCGCGGGACTTTGAACTCCGCGTGCCGGACCACCTCGTACAGTACGGGTTCTGGTACAAGGTTGCCGGCGGCGATTACACGACGCCCGAATACAGGGTTACGGTGCGCACGCTGCCGCTGTTCACTGAGTTTCAGGCCACATACGAGTACCCGGCCTACCTGCGCCGTAAGACCGAGCCCACGAACGATCCGCAGCTCCGTGCTCCACGCGGCACGACGGTCACACTCGTCGGGCGCACCAACCGCGATGTGCGCGAAGGAACGATGGTCGTCGAACCGGGTGGCGTCCGCGTGACCGGTACCCCCGTCGCCGATAAGCCTGATAGCCTGGCGTTCAAGCTCAAGCTCACGGAATCGGGCAGCTACAAACTCAGTTTCAACGCGACCACCGGCGAGCACAGCACGGATTCGTTCCAGTCCCGGATTCTCGTCGAAGCGGACAAGGCGCCGGAAATCGCCATCAACAAACCGGAAGAAGACGAGATCACCGCCCCCACGAACGGGCAAATCGCGATCGACGGCAAGGTCGGCGACGACTTCGGCATCGACACGATCACGCTCAAAATGAAGATCGTGTCGCCGGTCGAGCGCCCGCTGCTCGACCGCCCGTACCTGAACGGCAAGGACAAGTCGTTCCACCGGAAGAAAGACAACACCTGGCCCACCGACGTCGACTACAAGGGCTCGGTCGACCTCGCGCAGCTCAAGGCGGACCCGACCGGGCTCCCGCTCACGCTCACACCCGACATGGTGATCGAGTTCTGGCTCGAAGCCACCGACAACTGCACCGAGCCGAAGCCGAACCTGGGGCGCTCGGTCGCGAAGCGCGTGCGCCTCACCCCGCCGAAGGTCGAGCCGCAGGACAAGCAGAAGCTCGACCAGGACAAGGCGAACCGTAAAGACGAAGAACAAAAGCACGACGCGCAACAGGAACAGAAGCTCGATCAAGAGAATCGCGACCCGAAGAACGGCAACAACGGCGGGCAGAACCAAAACCAACCTGACCAGAAAACCGAACCGAAGAACGGCACCAACGGCGAGGGGACAAAAGAAGGCCCACCCGATCCGACGAAGATGCCTCCGCCGAACAAGGACAAGAGCGAGCCGAAGACCGACAACCCAATGGGCGGGATGTCCGAGACAGGCAACCCGATGGGTAGCCCCACGCCGAAGGGTGGCATGAACGACCCATCCTCGAAGCCGATGGGTTCCACGGAACCGAACGGCACGAACACGCAGAACGGTACCAATCCGGACAGGCCCATGCCGGAAGCGCCTCCGCCCAAGTCGCCGGAGGAGAAGTCCGTCCAGGATAGGGCTGACAAGCTCAACAACGCGATCGAGAAGGAAAAGCAGGAAGGCGGTTCCGGAAAATCGAACCCGAGCGCCAACGAGAACGAGCGCACCGATTCCGCGCAACAGAAGAAGCAGCCGCCCGCGGGCGACATGGGCAACGCGACCGAGCCGAAGCCGGAACCGAAACAGGGCGAACCCAATAACCCGATGCAGGACAATGCCCCGGCAAGCGGGAAGTCCGAAGGGAAGCTCGAAAAGCCGAGCAACCCCGCGGAGCCGAAACCGGAACCGAAACAGGGCGAACCGAAGCCGGGCAACGACCCGATGAACAAAGCGGGCCAGAAGAACACCGCGCCGTCCGAAACGCGCGACGAACCGGTCGGCGCGCCGCCGGGCGTCGACAAGGAACCCAAGCAGTCACAACCGAACCCCAAAGACCCGAACCCCAAAGATCCGAAAGATCCGAATCCCAACCCGGATCAAAAGCAAGACCCGAACTCGGGTTCCAAGGCCAAGTCCGCGACCCAAAAGGGCGACGAGCAACAGGGCGGCATGTCGGACTCCACCGACAAGAAAGACCCGGCCGCGGACGCTGGCAGTGGCCCCAAGCCGATGCGTGAACCCACTCGGGGCGAAGACAAGCCCAATCAGCCCCAGAACCAACCTCAACCAGCGGGTGGAACCAAGCCCGAGAACAAGCAACCCGACGCGGGCGACGCGAAGCCGAACAAGGCTCCGGCTCCCAGCGAAAACAAACCCAAACCCGAAGACATGATGTCTGGCGGGACGGGCACGCCCGAATCCAAGCCGGAGGGCGACGCGAACCAGTCAACGAAGCCCAACAGCACCGGCGCCGCCGAAACCAAATCGGCCGGCAACAAGAACGCACCCATGAACGGCGGTAACTCGGGCGCCGACGAAGGCCGGGACAAGCCGCCACCGCAAGAAGGCGCCCAACCGAGTGGTGGCCGCGACCAGGAACCGCCCAAACAAAAGGAACTCGACGACAACCAGCGCAAGGAACTGGAAGAAGCGGCGCGGAACCTCACCAGCCCGGACGAGAAGAAGAAGCAGGACGCGCGCAACAAACTCGACAAGGCCATCGGTGAAGACAAGCGCAAGGAAATGGAGAAACTGGCGAACGATCTCCAGTCGCCCGACGAGAACAAGCGCGCCGAGGCCCAGCGCAAACTCGATGAACTCAAGAAGCAGGCTCAACAGCAGCAGGGCAAACCGAACGGCGAAAACGGCGGAAAGCCCGACGAAAAACAAATGAAGGAACTGGAACAGGCCGCTAAAGACCTCAACAGTCCCGACAAGAACAAGCAACAGGAAGCACGCGACAAGCTCGATAAGGCGATCGGCGAGGACAAGCGCAAGGAACTCGAACAGCTCGCCAAGGATCTCCAATCGGGCGACAAGAGCAAGCAACAGGCCGCGCAGAAGAAGATCGAAGACGCCGTGAAGAACGCCAAAGGCGGTGGCGGGGATCAAGGCGATCAGAAGAACGCCCCCAAGCTCGACGAAAAGCAGATGAAGGAACTGGAGCAGGCTGCAAAAGACCTGACCAGCCCAGACGAGAAGAAGAAACAGGACGCGAGAGAGAAGCTCGACAAGGCCATCGGCGAGGATAAGCGCAAAGAGATGGAGAAGCTGGCGAACGACCTCCAATCGCCCGACGAGAAGACGCGCGCCGAGGCTCAGCGCAAGCTCGATGAACTCAAGAAACAGGCCCAACAGCAGCAGGGTAAGCCAAACGGCGAAAACGGCGGGAAGCCCGACGAGAAGCAGATGAAGGAGATCGCCGACGCGATGAAGGATCTCCAAAGTGGTGACGAGCAGAAGAAACAGGCCGCGCAACAAAAGCTCGACAAGATGGTCGGCGAAAAGAACCGCAAGGAAGCCGAACAACTGATGAAGGATCTCCAGTCCGGCAACAAGGAAACGCGCGAGGCCGCGGAGAAGAAACTCGACGACCTGAAGAAGCAACTGGAGAAACAGCAGGCGGGCAAGAACGGAAAGGATGGGAAAGGGAAGGAACCGTCGAAGGAAGAACTCGCGGACCTCATGAAGAAGGCGCAAGACCTTCAGTCAAAGGACAAAGACACGCGCGAGAAGGCCGAAAAAGACCTGGACAACAAGCTCGGCAAGGAGAACCGCGAGAAGCTGCAAAAGGAGCTAGAGGACAAGAAGCCGGGCGGCGATCCGCAACAGGACGAGAAGCTCAAGGAGCAACTGGAGCAGATGGCGAAAGAGCCGTCGAACCAGTCACACGAACCGACCCAGAACGGCCCCGGCTCCAGCCCCCCGCCGAAAGGTGCGATGGAAGAAGACCCGCAGAACCGCCTGAAGACCGCGGAACTCCGGCTCGAAGACTTCGAGAGAAAGCGCTACGACGAGGAATTCCAGAAAAAGCAGGGGTTCTCGGAAGCGGAATACAAGAAATTCCTGGACGACTACACGAAGCACGTGGAGAACCTGCGCAAAGAGGCGAACCAACCAGCCGGTAACAAGCCGCCGCAACCCGGCTCCAGCGAACCGGGCGGCCCCATCCTCGGAGGGGGCGGCAACAAGGTCGCCCCCTCCGCGAAGTTAGACAGCTCCGGCACCGGTGGCGGATCGACCGTCGCCCCGCCCGGCTTCGAGAACTCGAAGAACAAGTTCCAGAAGCTGATCCAGGAGAAGAAGTGATCGACACTATCGATTCGTAGGGTCGGGCTGTGCTCGACGGTGCCGAACGCCTTCACAACGTAACTGCGGGTGCTGCCATCTGACTGGGAAAGCGCCGCTCATCCGGTGATGGCGGTGCAGGTGAGTTTGTTGTTCGGCGGTAGCCGGGTTCAGAGCGGGCGTGAAAGTGCTGGAGCTCTTCGCACGGACCCGTTACCCTGTTATTGCGCATCGTGTGAAGGCGGCGCTCGCGCGGTAACGGTGGCCCGTCGAACGAGTTCGGCCCCGGCGTGCGTGGCGCGGGGGGCGTGTCAGATCCCGTGTTATTGCGCGAAGCCTTGCACACTAAACACTGGTTCGGCGGCGGAGGGCGTCGGCGTGGAGGAGCGAAGCGAACTCGAATCGCAGCTCTGGGGCGTGACGAATGAGTTGGCCAGCGAACTCATCGAGCTCACGCCCGAGTTCATGCACGAGATCCAGTTCGAGATCGTCTCCACGGATGACGGCGGGGCAGACATCGGGTTGATGGAGATCCACCCGGAGGTGAAGTATGTGTCGCTCAGCCCTCGGGTGTACGACTGCTGTTCCAGGTATCTGCCCCTGGTCAAGCGGTACGCACCAAGCTGGCGGCGTTCGTTGATCACGCTCCGAGAAGCGGGCGGCGACTGG
This region of Gemmata massiliana genomic DNA includes:
- a CDS encoding DUF4175 family protein: MAAVLEQAEAATKNGTRVDEQIAQATSRIRTHDITFGGLVLVAFVLVYATAMILLDKYLGLAEWLRQVAFLGFLAACAGIAYATILSPLRKKINPLYAAKRVESTIDDAKNSVTGYVDAQQQGTLNATVKAALAHRAAKSVAAADVNKAVDHRGLLYLGGTSVALFLTLIVLFFVFRPAQFSSLVGRAFVPFGSGDIVTRTHIDVVRPDPAEATVTTGQTIVVAVHVGGKIPSADGPERVRLMIRHNQADPNYTELPMVQGDTSRDFELRVPDHLVQYGFWYKVAGGDYTTPEYRVTVRTLPLFTEFQATYEYPAYLRRKTEPTNDPQLRAPRGTTVTLVGRTNRDVREGTMVVEPGGVRVTGTPVADKPDSLAFKLKLTESGSYKLSFNATTGEHSTDSFQSRILVEADKAPEIAINKPEEDEITAPTNGQIAIDGKVGDDFGIDTITLKMKIVSPVERPLLDRPYLNGKDKSFHRKKDNTWPTDVDYKGSVDLAQLKADPTGLPLTLTPDMVIEFWLEATDNCTEPKPNLGRSVAKRVRLTPPKVEPQDKQKLDQDKANRKDEEQKHDAQQEQKLDQENRDPKNGNNGGQNQNQPDQKTEPKNGTNGEGTKEGPPDPTKMPPPNKDKSEPKTDNPMGGMSETGNPMGSPTPKGGMNDPSSKPMGSTEPNGTNTQNGTNPDRPMPEAPPPKSPEEKSVQDRADKLNNAIEKEKQEGGSGKSNPSANENERTDSAQQKKQPPAGDMGNATEPKPEPKQGEPNNPMQDNAPASGKSEGKLEKPSNPAEPKPEPKQGEPKPGNDPMNKAGQKNTAPSETRDEPVGAPPGVDKEPKQSQPNPKDPNPKDPKDPNPNPDQKQDPNSGSKAKSATQKGDEQQGGMSDSTDKKDPAADAGSGPKPMREPTRGEDKPNQPQNQPQPAGGTKPENKQPDAGDAKPNKAPAPSENKPKPEDMMSGGTGTPESKPEGDANQSTKPNSTGAAETKSAGNKNAPMNGGNSGADEGRDKPPPQEGAQPSGGRDQEPPKQKELDDNQRKELEEAARNLTSPDEKKKQDARNKLDKAIGEDKRKEMEKLANDLQSPDENKRAEAQRKLDELKKQAQQQQGKPNGENGGKPDEKQMKELEQAAKDLNSPDKNKQQEARDKLDKAIGEDKRKELEQLAKDLQSGDKSKQQAAQKKIEDAVKNAKGGGGDQGDQKNAPKLDEKQMKELEQAAKDLTSPDEKKKQDAREKLDKAIGEDKRKEMEKLANDLQSPDEKTRAEAQRKLDELKKQAQQQQGKPNGENGGKPDEKQMKEIADAMKDLQSGDEQKKQAAQQKLDKMVGEKNRKEAEQLMKDLQSGNKETREAAEKKLDDLKKQLEKQQAGKNGKDGKGKEPSKEELADLMKKAQDLQSKDKDTREKAEKDLDNKLGKENREKLQKELEDKKPGGDPQQDEKLKEQLEQMAKEPSNQSHEPTQNGPGSSPPPKGAMEEDPQNRLKTAELRLEDFERKRYDEEFQKKQGFSEAEYKKFLDDYTKHVENLRKEANQPAGNKPPQPGSSEPGGPILGGGGNKVAPSAKLDSSGTGGGSTVAPPGFENSKNKFQKLIQEKK
- a CDS encoding TIGR02996 domain-containing protein; this encodes MSDETAFLNTIREYPDEDTPRLAFADWLDEQGDPAKAGRVTFIRAQVELARLPVDDPRCADFEVTERRLLAKYATEWSAPWPAFRNREDADDGPNQAIFRRGFLEAVNGSGVVGNANTNGLAELCAAHPIRDGGVLPTNNLASVVSWPEWGRIESLALWSRPTSRDVAAHYREQLPQIDSFLRHADFARLRKLSVTLSGISDRDVLHWFRMPIVQRLVALNVVMYAGMAWDVQLNGDSVLELVRGDFPNLRELGLAGGVRPDYSRAVTQFVDSDVWKQITHFTLFGGSDFPWFRALATARLQQLTLHTGSSSEPARVFANAIQAASGPVTLEELRINGPAVHGENLSRVLAAHVTSNLQRLHLVRARLTDDGLRRIAESPVLANLNSLSLWLDHTTGAGLDALFASPNLGQLTDLRIHGGRVPPDALRALARNSSCRQLRTLALGSLFVPSALTALTDGDEFPDLHTIAFECVRPAPDPTTLEAFVNSPKFPRLCVVRFDTDDDCVDALISVFRNCKRLAWAVGVMIDGGDGARVAFAPEGVYLPNHLDGLDE